A genomic stretch from bacterium includes:
- the dnaJ gene encoding molecular chaperone DnaJ: MAKDYYELLGVQKNATEAELKAAYRKLAMKYHPDRNPGDKEAEQKFKEISQAYDVLKDEQKRAAYDRYGHAAFEGGMGGGAGAQNFDFSNFSDIFEDLFGDFMGGAGAGRRGGGAQSASRGADLRYNLDISLETAFKGKAENITVTTSATCDVCDGSGGANGSKPTTCGTCNGAGKVRRQQGFFMVEHSCQTCGGTGKVIKDACKKCAGSGRIRKEKTLSVNIPAGVEEGTRIRLAGEGEAGLRGGPAGDLYIFISVRPHPIFKRDGSNIHCRVPIKMTTAAIGGTIEVPTLDGTKARITIPEGTQSGDQFRLRGKGMTVMRSNARGDMYVHAMVETPRNLSKKQKEQLKQFDETAGKNVSPESEGFFSKVKEFWDDLKE; this comes from the coding sequence ATGGCCAAAGACTATTACGAACTACTCGGCGTTCAAAAGAACGCGACGGAAGCCGAACTCAAGGCGGCCTACCGCAAGCTGGCCATGAAATACCACCCGGACCGCAACCCGGGCGACAAGGAAGCCGAGCAAAAATTCAAGGAAATCAGCCAGGCATACGACGTTCTTAAGGATGAACAGAAACGCGCGGCCTATGATCGCTACGGCCACGCGGCTTTCGAAGGCGGCATGGGCGGCGGCGCGGGTGCGCAGAATTTCGATTTCTCCAATTTCTCCGATATTTTCGAGGACCTGTTCGGCGATTTCATGGGCGGCGCGGGCGCGGGCCGTCGTGGTGGCGGCGCGCAATCCGCCAGCCGCGGGGCCGACCTTCGCTACAATCTCGACATCTCGCTGGAAACCGCCTTCAAAGGCAAGGCCGAAAACATCACCGTCACCACGTCGGCCACCTGCGATGTGTGCGACGGCTCTGGCGGTGCCAACGGCAGCAAGCCCACCACCTGCGGCACCTGCAACGGCGCGGGCAAAGTGCGGCGCCAGCAGGGCTTTTTCATGGTGGAACATAGCTGCCAGACCTGCGGCGGCACTGGCAAGGTCATCAAGGATGCCTGCAAAAAATGCGCGGGCTCGGGTCGCATCCGCAAGGAAAAGACGCTCTCCGTCAACATCCCCGCCGGGGTGGAGGAGGGCACACGCATCCGCCTGGCGGGCGAGGGCGAGGCAGGGCTTCGCGGCGGTCCCGCGGGTGATCTCTATATTTTCATCTCCGTGCGTCCGCACCCCATTTTCAAGCGTGACGGCTCCAACATCCATTGCCGCGTACCCATCAAAATGACCACGGCCGCCATCGGCGGCACCATCGAGGTACCCACGCTCGACGGCACCAAGGCCCGCATCACCATCCCCGAGGGCACCCAGTCGGGCGACCAGTTCCGCCTGCGCGGCAAGGGCATGACCGTGATGCGCAGCAATGCGCGTGGCGACATGTATGTTCACGCCATGGTCGAAACCCCACGCAACCTTTCCAAAAAACAAAAAGAACAGCTTAAACAGTTCGACGAAACCGCAGGAAAGAACGTCAGCCCCGAATCCGAGGGCTTCTTCTCCAAGGTCAAGGAATTCTGGGACGATTTAAAAGAATAG
- the dnaK gene encoding molecular chaperone DnaK encodes MSKVIGIDLGTTNSCVAIMEGGKPRVIENNEGVRTTPSIVAFTGDNERLVGHPAKRQAVTNPENTLYAIKRLVGRRFDDPMVKKDKDLVPYKIKKADNGDAWVEARGEMYSPSQVSAFILMKMKETAESFLGEKVTQAVITVPAYFNDAQRQATKDAGKIAGLEVLRIINEPTAAALAYGLDKKDGKTIAVYDLGGGTFDVSVLEIGDGVFEVKATNGDTFLGGEDFDKRIIDYLADEFKKDQGIDLRSDPLALQRLKEAAEKAKIELSSTTQTDVNLPFITADASGPKHMNGKLTRAKLEALVDDLIQKTMEPCKAALKDSGLSTSQIDEVVLVGGMTRMPKVIEVVKNFFGKEPHRGVNPDEVVAMGAAIQAGVLKGEVKDVLLLDVTPLSLGIETLGGVFTRLIDRNTTVPTKKSQVFSTADDNQGAVTIRVFQGEREMAADNKILGQFDLVGIPPAPRGVPQIEVTFDIDANGIVQVFAKDKATGKEQQIRIQPSGGLSDKDIEQMVKDAELHAAEDKKRRALVEARNQADGIIYSTEKNIAEHGDKIPAADKTAIESDLAALKKAMETENVEEIESKTQALVTSSMKLGEALYKAQQDAATGEGASASSSDGAPKDGEILDADYEEVKDDEDKKND; translated from the coding sequence ATGAGCAAAGTCATTGGTATTGACCTTGGTACCACCAATTCCTGCGTGGCCATTATGGAAGGCGGCAAACCCCGCGTGATCGAGAATAACGAGGGCGTGCGCACCACGCCGTCCATCGTGGCCTTCACCGGCGATAACGAACGCCTGGTCGGCCATCCCGCCAAGCGCCAGGCCGTCACCAACCCGGAAAACACCCTCTACGCCATCAAGCGCCTCGTCGGCCGCCGTTTCGACGACCCCATGGTGAAAAAGGACAAGGACCTCGTCCCCTATAAAATCAAAAAAGCCGACAATGGCGACGCCTGGGTGGAAGCCCGTGGCGAAATGTACTCCCCAAGCCAGGTTTCGGCTTTCATCCTTATGAAGATGAAAGAAACGGCTGAAAGCTTCCTGGGCGAGAAAGTCACTCAGGCGGTCATCACCGTTCCGGCTTACTTCAACGACGCCCAGCGCCAGGCCACCAAGGATGCCGGCAAAATCGCCGGTCTCGAAGTGCTCCGCATCATTAACGAGCCGACCGCCGCCGCGCTGGCCTACGGTCTGGATAAAAAAGACGGCAAAACCATCGCCGTCTACGATCTGGGCGGTGGTACTTTCGACGTTTCCGTGCTGGAAATCGGCGACGGCGTATTCGAGGTAAAAGCCACCAACGGCGATACCTTCCTCGGCGGTGAGGATTTCGACAAACGCATCATCGATTACTTGGCCGACGAGTTCAAAAAGGACCAGGGCATCGACCTGCGCAGCGACCCGCTTGCCCTGCAGCGCCTGAAGGAAGCTGCCGAGAAAGCCAAGATCGAGCTTTCCTCCACCACCCAGACGGACGTGAATCTGCCCTTCATCACCGCCGATGCCAGCGGGCCGAAACACATGAACGGCAAGCTCACCCGCGCCAAGCTGGAAGCCCTGGTGGATGACCTCATCCAGAAAACCATGGAGCCCTGCAAGGCCGCCCTGAAGGATTCCGGCCTCTCCACCTCCCAGATCGACGAAGTCGTGCTGGTGGGCGGCATGACCCGCATGCCCAAGGTGATCGAAGTGGTGAAAAACTTCTTCGGTAAGGAACCCCACCGTGGTGTAAACCCCGATGAAGTGGTCGCCATGGGCGCCGCCATTCAGGCCGGCGTGCTGAAAGGCGAAGTGAAGGACGTCCTCCTGCTCGACGTCACCCCGCTTTCCCTGGGTATCGAAACCCTCGGCGGCGTCTTCACCCGCCTGATCGACCGCAATACCACGGTGCCCACCAAGAAAAGCCAGGTCTTCTCCACGGCTGATGATAACCAGGGCGCGGTGACCATCCGCGTGTTCCAGGGTGAGCGCGAAATGGCGGCCGACAACAAAATCCTCGGCCAGTTCGACCTGGTCGGCATCCCGCCCGCGCCGCGCGGCGTCCCGCAGATCGAAGTCACCTTCGATATCGACGCCAACGGCATCGTGCAGGTATTTGCGAAAGACAAAGCCACCGGCAAGGAACAGCAGATTCGCATCCAGCCCTCCGGCGGCCTGTCCGACAAGGATATCGAGCAGATGGTCAAGGATGCCGAACTGCACGCGGCGGAAGACAAAAAACGCCGTGCCCTCGTCGAAGCCCGCAACCAGGCCGATGGCATCATTTACTCGACCGAGAAGAACATCGCCGAGCACGGGGATAAGATTCCGGCGGCCGACAAAACGGCCATCGAATCCGACCTCGCCGCGCTGAAAAAAGCGATGGAGACCGAGAATGTCGAGGAGATTGAATCCAAGACCCAGGCCCTCGTCACCAGTTCCATGAAGCTGGGCGAAGCCCTCTACAAAGCCCAGCAGGACGCTGCGACAGGCGAGGGTGCATCTGCTTCCTCCAGTGATGGCGCGCCGAAGGATGGTGAAATCCTCGATGCCGATTACGAGGAAGTGAAAGACGACGAAGACAAGAAGAACGACTAA
- a CDS encoding cyclic nucleotide-binding domain-containing protein, whose product MQLTSTIPGQIIFRQGETSQTAYIIEEGEVEIFSPTPNGNVLLATLGKGQIFGEMGLIDGQVRSASAVAKTACQLRVVTAEALISILGQLPQEFTILLRALSERLRETNGKLGNAIAKYHQMRVLAPGETRQPEMKQLSFLPATAEMEKVVPKDGLAIKSFPFRVGGIPPGEADNPLDWNDVMIPGANPLLLSRNHFAIQKTNEGLLVVDRGSACGTLVNGTGIGLGQPDYKAALKPGRNTITAGGQNSPYQFIVRWE is encoded by the coding sequence ATGCAGCTTACATCCACCATTCCCGGGCAGATCATTTTTCGTCAGGGCGAGACCAGCCAGACGGCCTATATCATTGAAGAAGGCGAAGTGGAGATTTTCAGCCCAACCCCCAATGGCAACGTGCTGCTGGCCACCCTTGGAAAAGGGCAGATTTTTGGGGAAATGGGGCTGATCGATGGCCAGGTCCGCTCGGCCTCGGCCGTGGCGAAGACGGCGTGCCAGCTCAGGGTGGTGACGGCGGAGGCGCTGATCAGCATCCTCGGCCAGTTGCCGCAGGAATTCACCATTTTACTGCGCGCCCTCAGCGAACGGCTGCGCGAGACCAACGGCAAGCTTGGCAACGCCATCGCCAAATATCACCAGATGCGTGTGCTGGCCCCGGGCGAAACCCGCCAGCCGGAGATGAAACAGCTCAGCTTCCTGCCCGCCACGGCGGAAATGGAAAAGGTCGTTCCTAAAGACGGCCTTGCCATCAAAAGCTTCCCCTTCCGCGTGGGTGGCATTCCGCCGGGGGAAGCCGATAACCCCCTGGACTGGAACGACGTGATGATCCCCGGGGCCAACCCGCTTTTGCTTTCGCGCAATCATTTCGCCATTCAAAAAACAAATGAAGGGCTGCTGGTGGTCGATCGCGGCTCGGCCTGCGGCACGCTGGTGAACGGCACGGGCATCGGCCTTGGCCAGCCGGATTACAAGGCGGCGCTGAAACCGGGGCGCAATACCATTACCGCCGGCGGGCAAAATTCTCCCTATCAATTCATCGTGCGCTGGGAGTAG
- a CDS encoding CHASE2 domain-containing protein, whose amino-acid sequence MKKQWLPWAIPLLMLMLAIGLRVWQPPFMETVKLKGFDAYQMAMPREYQPMPINVIDIDDESLGRLGQWPWPRTQVAEMVQRLTELGVAAIGFDIVFSEPDRTSPSHMAALWEKEGAANLADTLKNLPDHDALLGKAIADAPVVSGFVLTQGGITPKPQGKAGISFIGPDPRALASGFTSSVNSLAPIEKSAKGNGALNATVDADGMIRKVPLVLQLNGKLYPTLSAELLRVAQGASTYLVKTAEGGGMTDVKIGELKVPVDGEGRLWIHYSRHDPARYIPAWQVLQPGYKNETLEGAIVVVGTSAAGLKDLRATPLNPVMPGVEVHVQGMEQILLGHYLERPDWMEGAETLLTLVIGLLLIAVCLRLGAKGGLVMLAVFLGGTIGFGMWAFDSKGMLVDVVYPCVTITMIYIAATLVRFMATEKEKAQVRSAFSHYMSPALVEELAKNPDKLTLGGEMRDMSVLFCDIRGFTTISEQFDASGLTRFINRFLTPMTKVILERRGTIDKYIGDCIMAFWNAPLDDEKHAVHACRSALAMVKACQELDATVRGEFEAEGKKPIPVAIGLGINSGEMCVGNMGSDQRFDYSVLGDEVNLASRLEGQSKTYGVDIVIGESTRSRAPMMATIELDLIKVKGKTKPVMIHALLGEETLAEDNGFIQLKNAWDGMLASYRRQDWNDAEHWLHNSARMMEALGLKLDGLVELYAERIAAYRAKGPGKGWDGVFEAKSK is encoded by the coding sequence ATGAAAAAGCAATGGCTGCCCTGGGCTATCCCCCTGCTGATGCTGATGCTCGCCATCGGGCTGCGCGTGTGGCAGCCGCCCTTTATGGAAACGGTGAAGCTCAAAGGCTTTGACGCCTACCAGATGGCCATGCCGCGTGAATACCAGCCCATGCCGATCAACGTGATCGATATCGACGATGAAAGCCTTGGCCGCCTTGGCCAATGGCCATGGCCGCGCACCCAGGTGGCGGAGATGGTGCAGCGGCTCACCGAACTCGGCGTGGCGGCCATCGGGTTCGATATCGTGTTTTCCGAGCCGGACAGGACCTCCCCCAGCCACATGGCGGCATTATGGGAAAAGGAAGGCGCCGCCAACCTTGCGGATACGCTGAAAAACCTGCCGGACCATGATGCTCTGCTGGGCAAGGCTATTGCCGATGCGCCGGTGGTGAGCGGCTTTGTGCTGACGCAAGGTGGCATTACGCCAAAGCCGCAGGGCAAGGCGGGCATTTCTTTTATCGGGCCTGACCCGAGGGCGCTTGCCAGTGGATTTACCAGTAGCGTCAATAGCCTGGCGCCTATCGAAAAATCCGCCAAGGGCAACGGCGCGCTTAATGCCACGGTGGATGCGGACGGGATGATCCGCAAGGTGCCACTGGTGCTGCAGCTGAACGGCAAACTCTACCCCACCCTTTCGGCCGAGTTGCTGCGCGTGGCGCAGGGAGCCTCCACTTATCTGGTCAAAACGGCCGAAGGCGGCGGGATGACGGATGTAAAGATCGGCGAGCTCAAGGTGCCGGTGGATGGCGAAGGCAGGCTCTGGATCCATTATTCGCGGCATGACCCTGCCCGCTACATCCCCGCATGGCAGGTGCTGCAGCCGGGCTATAAAAATGAAACCCTGGAAGGCGCCATTGTGGTGGTGGGCACCAGCGCTGCCGGGCTGAAGGATTTGCGGGCCACGCCGCTTAACCCGGTGATGCCGGGGGTGGAAGTGCATGTGCAGGGCATGGAGCAGATATTGCTCGGCCATTATCTGGAACGGCCGGACTGGATGGAAGGCGCGGAAACGCTGCTGACGCTGGTGATCGGTCTTTTACTCATCGCCGTGTGTCTGAGGCTGGGCGCCAAGGGCGGGCTGGTGATGCTGGCGGTGTTTCTGGGCGGGACGATCGGGTTTGGCATGTGGGCGTTCGACAGCAAGGGAATGCTGGTGGATGTGGTGTATCCGTGCGTGACGATCACCATGATCTATATCGCCGCCACGCTGGTGCGCTTCATGGCGACCGAGAAGGAAAAGGCGCAGGTGCGGAGCGCGTTTTCGCATTACATGTCCCCTGCCCTGGTGGAAGAACTTGCAAAGAACCCGGACAAGCTGACGCTGGGCGGCGAGATGCGCGACATGAGCGTGCTGTTTTGCGATATACGCGGGTTTACGACCATTTCGGAACAATTCGACGCCAGCGGGCTGACGCGTTTCATCAACCGCTTTCTGACGCCGATGACAAAGGTGATCCTGGAGCGACGCGGCACGATCGATAAATATATCGGCGACTGCATCATGGCCTTCTGGAACGCGCCGCTGGACGATGAAAAACACGCGGTGCACGCCTGCCGCAGCGCGCTGGCGATGGTGAAGGCCTGCCAGGAACTGGATGCGACCGTGCGCGGGGAATTCGAGGCCGAGGGCAAGAAGCCGATCCCGGTGGCCATCGGGCTTGGCATCAATTCCGGCGAGATGTGCGTGGGCAATATGGGGTCGGACCAGCGGTTCGACTATTCGGTGCTGGGGGATGAGGTGAACCTTGCCTCCCGCCTGGAAGGCCAGAGCAAGACCTATGGCGTGGATATTGTGATCGGCGAATCCACCCGCAGCCGTGCGCCGATGATGGCGACGATTGAGCTGGATCTCATCAAGGTGAAGGGCAAGACCAAGCCGGTGATGATTCATGCGCTGCTGGGCGAGGAAACGCTGGCGGAGGATAATGGTTTCATCCAGCTGAAAAACGCCTGGGACGGCATGCTGGCCTCCTATCGCCGTCAGGACTGGAACGATGCCGAGCACTGGCTGCATAACAGCGCGCGCATGATGGAGGCGTTGGGGCTGAAGCTGGATGGGCTGGTGGAGCTTTATGCCGAGCGCATCGCCGCTTATCGCGCCAAGGGGCCGGGCAAGGGTTGGGATGGGGTGTTCGAGGCGAAGAGTAAGTAA
- the rnpA gene encoding ribonuclease P protein component: protein MPRLWQSLTPRPAFLQVQAEGLKLHTKLLQLQCVAAPSPTPSLHIGLTVSGKHGGAVERNRIKRKWRAVLDATLAEPRWQAWLGNHAVKLVLIPKTGALEAESGQYAEDLRYLLKKLARGTASRETPADET, encoded by the coding sequence ATGCCGCGCTTATGGCAAAGCCTCACTCCGCGTCCGGCCTTCCTGCAGGTGCAGGCGGAAGGGCTGAAGCTGCATACCAAGCTGCTGCAGCTGCAATGCGTGGCTGCTCCTTCGCCGACCCCTTCCCTCCATATCGGGCTGACGGTGAGCGGCAAGCATGGCGGCGCGGTGGAGCGCAACCGCATCAAACGCAAATGGCGGGCGGTGCTGGATGCCACCCTTGCCGAACCGCGCTGGCAGGCATGGCTGGGAAACCATGCGGTGAAGCTGGTGCTGATTCCCAAAACGGGCGCGCTGGAGGCCGAAAGCGGGCAATATGCCGAGGATTTACGCTATCTTTTGAAAAAACTTGCGCGCGGAACGGCCTCCAGGGAAACACCCGCCGATGAAACATAG
- the yidD gene encoding membrane protein insertion efficiency factor YidD, which produces MKHRTLAARVMIAIIRIYQYTLSPWVGRTCRFLPTCSHYGIEAIETHGAVRGGWLTLKRLLRCHPIRFLGGGSGLDPVPPPADTTTARD; this is translated from the coding sequence ATGAAACATAGGACCTTGGCCGCGCGGGTAATGATTGCCATTATCCGCATCTACCAATATACCCTGTCGCCCTGGGTTGGGCGCACCTGCCGCTTTTTGCCGACCTGCTCGCATTACGGAATCGAGGCCATTGAAACACATGGCGCCGTTCGTGGGGGCTGGTTGACGCTGAAACGGCTGCTGCGCTGCCACCCCATCCGTTTTTTAGGCGGCGGCAGCGGGCTGGACCCGGTGCCTCCGCCAGCTGATACGACCACCGCAAGGGATTGA
- the yidC gene encoding membrane protein insertase YidC, whose translation MPLHTPHQGPDLKNMVIALVLSMLLICAWNYFYPPAKPQPAPALTSTAQLADGQPIAHGEPAPQAPAPIMTRDESLKGTRIHIDNGRLHGSFAATGKGLRFDDLTLVDYRQTLAPDSPEVVLLSPSNTAEPYFAEFGWLNGKGITTPGADAAWQADGEVLSPKTPVTLSWKSPEGAIFSVRVEVDENYMFTITRRVENAGQTAAELTPYALVNRYRDMKDKSNYASHEGVLGVFNGTLDEITYHSLVDEKDPITWQSTPSSGEHKGSGWAAMGDKYWVTAVIPAQDEGFNATTRHYTRPGTNGVDAPRFQLDLTEAPVSLKPGEKQDTVVHFYAGAKEVKLLDRYTQALQIPLFDRAVDFGRLYFLTKPIFQFLQYIYSKVGNFGISILLLTVVIRTLVFPLANKSYKSLAHMREIQPKMAELREKYADDKLKLNQEMMALYQREKVNPMAGCLPILLQIPIFFALYKVLTVSIEMRHAPFFGWIHDLSAPDPTTVFNLFGLIPWNPPAALMIGAWPIIMATTMFIQQRLQPAPNDPVQAKIMKFFPLMFLAIFAHFAAGLVIYWSWSNTLSILQQAIIMRRHGHHRKHKKQPEQEVISPAKPKHKKHKKGAH comes from the coding sequence ATGCCGCTACATACCCCCCACCAGGGCCCCGACCTTAAAAATATGGTGATCGCGCTCGTGCTGTCGATGCTGCTGATATGCGCATGGAATTATTTCTATCCCCCTGCCAAGCCGCAGCCCGCGCCAGCCCTCACCAGCACGGCACAACTGGCCGACGGGCAACCCATCGCCCATGGCGAACCCGCCCCCCAGGCGCCAGCGCCCATCATGACGCGGGACGAATCCCTCAAAGGCACGCGTATTCATATTGATAATGGTCGCCTGCACGGCTCCTTTGCCGCCACGGGCAAAGGGCTGCGCTTTGACGACCTTACCCTGGTGGATTACCGCCAGACACTTGCGCCGGACAGCCCGGAAGTGGTGCTGCTTTCCCCCAGCAATACGGCTGAGCCCTATTTCGCCGAATTTGGCTGGCTGAACGGAAAGGGCATCACCACGCCGGGCGCGGATGCCGCCTGGCAGGCCGATGGCGAGGTGCTGAGCCCAAAAACCCCCGTCACGCTCAGTTGGAAAAGCCCCGAGGGCGCGATTTTTTCCGTGCGGGTGGAAGTGGATGAGAACTACATGTTCACCATTACGCGCCGTGTGGAAAATGCAGGCCAGACCGCAGCGGAACTCACCCCTTATGCCCTGGTGAACCGCTACCGCGACATGAAGGACAAAAGCAATTACGCCTCCCACGAGGGCGTGCTCGGTGTGTTCAACGGCACGCTGGATGAAATCACCTATCACAGCCTGGTGGATGAAAAAGACCCGATCACCTGGCAAAGCACGCCCAGCAGCGGCGAGCACAAGGGCAGCGGCTGGGCCGCGATGGGCGATAAATACTGGGTGACGGCCGTCATCCCCGCGCAGGATGAAGGCTTCAACGCCACCACGCGCCATTATACACGCCCTGGCACCAATGGCGTTGATGCGCCGCGCTTCCAGCTTGACCTTACGGAAGCACCGGTCTCGCTCAAGCCCGGTGAGAAGCAGGACACGGTGGTGCATTTCTATGCAGGCGCCAAGGAAGTGAAGCTGCTGGACCGCTATACACAGGCGCTGCAGATTCCCCTGTTCGACCGCGCGGTGGATTTCGGCCGGCTTTATTTCCTCACCAAGCCGATTTTCCAGTTCCTGCAGTATATTTACAGCAAGGTCGGCAATTTCGGCATTTCCATTCTGCTGCTGACGGTGGTGATCCGCACGCTGGTGTTTCCGCTGGCCAACAAATCCTACAAGTCGCTGGCGCATATGCGCGAGATTCAGCCTAAAATGGCCGAGCTGCGCGAGAAATACGCCGATGACAAGCTGAAGCTGAACCAGGAAATGATGGCGCTTTATCAGCGTGAGAAGGTCAACCCCATGGCAGGGTGCCTGCCCATTCTGCTGCAGATTCCGATTTTCTTTGCGCTCTATAAAGTGCTGACGGTGAGCATCGAGATGCGGCACGCACCGTTTTTCGGATGGATTCATGATCTTTCCGCGCCGGACCCGACGACGGTGTTTAACCTGTTCGGGCTGATTCCCTGGAACCCGCCAGCGGCGCTGATGATCGGCGCATGGCCCATCATCATGGCCACGACCATGTTCATCCAGCAGCGTCTGCAACCCGCGCCGAACGACCCGGTACAGGCGAAGATCATGAAATTCTTCCCGCTGATGTTCCTGGCAATCTTCGCGCATTTCGCCGCCGGTCTGGTGATTTACTGGAGCTGGAGCAACACGCTTTCCATCCTGCAGCAGGCCATCATCATGCGCCGTCATGGGCACCACCGGAAGCACAAGAAACAGCCGGAGCAGGAAGTGATCTCTCCCGCTAAGCCAAAGCACAAAAAGCATAAAAAAGGCGCGCATTGA
- a CDS encoding YihA family ribosome biogenesis GTP-binding protein, with translation MTEPSVLPADDWAAWEERGRVLFAGQCEHFTAAPSVEFLPPQSLPEIAFIGRSNVGKSSLLNALTGRNSLARTSSTPGCTKMLHFYDLAQKLFLVDVPGYGFHKASKKEGKQWQRLIVDYLRGRAVLGRSLLLLDSRHGVKPNDKELMDFLDDLAVPYQVVLTKGDELKKSERAAVIEAVQMSLKKHSAAMPNPILTSSRDGDGIPQLRASLAALIARG, from the coding sequence ATGACCGAGCCCTCCGTTCTTCCAGCCGATGACTGGGCCGCGTGGGAAGAACGGGGGCGCGTGCTGTTTGCCGGGCAGTGCGAGCATTTCACCGCCGCACCCAGCGTGGAATTTCTGCCGCCGCAGAGCCTGCCGGAAATTGCCTTTATTGGCCGTTCCAACGTGGGAAAATCCTCGCTGCTGAACGCCCTGACAGGGCGCAACAGCCTGGCGCGCACCTCTTCCACGCCCGGCTGCACCAAGATGCTGCATTTCTACGACCTGGCGCAGAAACTCTTCCTCGTCGACGTGCCGGGTTACGGCTTCCATAAGGCCAGCAAAAAGGAAGGCAAACAATGGCAGCGGCTGATCGTGGATTATCTGCGCGGCCGCGCGGTGCTGGGGCGCAGCCTGCTGCTGCTCGACAGCCGTCATGGCGTGAAGCCCAATGACAAGGAGCTGATGGATTTTCTCGACGACCTGGCCGTGCCCTACCAGGTGGTGCTGACCAAAGGCGACGAGCTGAAGAAAAGCGAGCGAGCCGCCGTGATTGAAGCCGTGCAGATGTCGCTTAAGAAACATAGCGCGGCCATGCCCAACCCCATCCTCACCAGCAGCCGCGATGGTGACGGCATCCCCCAATTGCGCGCCAGCCTGGCCGCCCTGATCGCACGAGGTTAG
- the argB gene encoding acetylglutamate kinase: MSKKDVVASHLLPEDVQDVAETLIEALPYMREFAEETFVIKYGGNAMGDEEVAKGFARDVVLLKQVGIDPVVVHGGGPQIGQMLERLRIQSSFVDGLRVTDRETVDIVEMVLCGSINKSIVAAIHNVGGKAVGLSGKDGNLIVAEKLRRTKKDPDSHIEQVLDLGFVGEPAKINPGVLEMFSGGDTIPVIAPIGFGKDGQTYNVNADTAAGAIAGALKASKLMMLTDVPGVLDQHKQLISKLTVKEAKALIAEGVATGGMIPKLETCMEAIAKGSQAAHILDGRIPHVVLVEIFTQHGVGTMIVP; this comes from the coding sequence ATGAGCAAGAAAGACGTAGTGGCATCCCACCTGCTGCCGGAAGACGTGCAGGACGTGGCCGAGACGCTGATCGAAGCCCTGCCCTATATGCGCGAATTCGCCGAAGAGACCTTCGTCATCAAGTATGGCGGCAATGCGATGGGCGACGAGGAAGTGGCCAAAGGCTTCGCCCGCGACGTAGTGCTGCTGAAGCAGGTCGGCATCGACCCCGTGGTGGTGCATGGCGGCGGTCCGCAGATCGGCCAGATGCTGGAGCGGCTCCGCATCCAGAGTTCGTTTGTAGACGGGCTGCGGGTGACGGACCGCGAGACGGTGGACATTGTGGAGATGGTGCTGTGCGGCTCCATCAACAAATCCATCGTCGCGGCCATTCATAATGTGGGCGGCAAGGCGGTGGGGCTTTCCGGCAAGGACGGCAACCTGATCGTGGCGGAGAAGCTCCGCCGTACGAAGAAGGACCCGGATTCGCATATCGAGCAGGTGCTGGACCTCGGCTTCGTAGGGGAGCCTGCGAAAATCAACCCGGGAGTGCTTGAGATGTTCTCCGGCGGAGACACGATCCCGGTGATTGCGCCGATCGGCTTCGGCAAGGACGGACAAACGTATAACGTGAATGCCGACACGGCGGCGGGCGCGATTGCGGGCGCGCTGAAGGCCAGCAAATTGATGATGCTGACCGATGTTCCCGGCGTGCTAGACCAACACAAGCAGCTCATCAGCAAGCTGACGGTGAAGGAAGCCAAGGCGCTGATTGCCGAAGGCGTGGCCACGGGCGGGATGATCCCGAAGCTCGAAACCTGCATGGAAGCCATCGCCAAGGGCAGCCAGGCGGCGCATATCCTTGACGGGCGCATTCCGCACGTGGTGCTGGTGGAGATTTTCACGCAGCATGGCGTGGGCACGATGATTGTGCCGTAG
- a CDS encoding NUDIX domain-containing protein, with the protein MTSKLVIVSAAVLMRVDGHVLVAQRPEGKAMAGLWEFPGGKLEAGESPEAALIRELKEELAIEVCAEDLQPLQFISHSYETFHLLMPTFLCCRWKEEPQALWHTALQWLPVEALAELPMPPADAPLLPVLGQRLALPVLDRVS; encoded by the coding sequence ATGACCTCAAAGCTTGTCATCGTTTCTGCCGCCGTGCTGATGCGGGTTGATGGGCATGTGCTGGTGGCGCAACGGCCTGAGGGCAAGGCGATGGCGGGTTTGTGGGAATTCCCCGGCGGCAAGCTAGAGGCTGGTGAAAGCCCTGAGGCAGCGCTGATTCGTGAGTTGAAGGAAGAGCTGGCGATTGAGGTGTGTGCGGAGGATTTGCAGCCGCTGCAATTCATCTCGCACAGCTATGAGACGTTTCACTTATTGATGCCGACTTTCCTTTGCTGCCGATGGAAGGAAGAGCCGCAGGCGCTGTGGCACACGGCCCTGCAATGGCTACCGGTGGAAGCGCTGGCGGAGTTGCCTATGCCGCCGGCGGATGCGCCGCTTCTGCCTGTGCTTGGGCAGCGGCTTGCTCTACCAGTTCTGGACAGAGTTTCTTGA